GGGCCAGGCGCTCAAGCCGGGCGACCGCGTGTACGCGAGCAACTACGACAAGTCGGTCATGCTGGTTCAAATTGGCAAGAAGCCGCTGGAAGAGGGCTTCAACATTCTGGGAGCGCATATCGATTCGCCCCGTTTGGATGTGAAGCAGAACCCCCTGTACGAGCAGAACGATTTTGCCCTGCTCGACACGCATTACTATGGCGGCGTGAAGAAGTACCAGTGGGTTACGGTACCCCTGGCCATTCACGGCGTCGTGGTGAAGAAGGACGGCGCGAAGGTGCAGGTCAATGTGGGCGAAGATGCGGCTGATCCCGCCTTCTGCGTAACCGACCTGCTCATTCATCTGGGCGCCGACCAGCTGAAGAAGGATGGCGGCCACGTGGTCGAGGGCGAAGACCTTGACGTGCTGGTTGGCGGCCGCCCGCTCGTGGTGTCCGAGGAAGACGCGAAGGCCGCTCCCAAGGGTTCGGCAGAGGCCATGGCGGCAAAGGAGCCGGTCAAGGCAGCCATCGTGAAACTCTTCCGCGAAAAGTACGGCTTCGACGAAGAAGACCTACTTTCCGCCGAGCTCGAAGTTGTTCCCGCGGGTCGCGCGCGTAGCTGTGGCTTCGACGAGAGCATGGTGCTGGGCTATGGCCAGGACGACCGCGTATGCAGCTACCCGAGCCTCATCGCGCAGCTCCAGGCGGGCGATTTGGATCGCACGGCCATCTGCCTGCTGGTGGACAAGGAAGAAATCGGTAGCGTGGGTGCCACGGGCATGACGAGCATGTTCTTCGAGAACACCGTGGCCGAGATTATGGCGCTTGCCGGCGAAGAGGGCGATCTGCCCCTGCGTCGCGCGCTGGCTGCCTCCAACATGCTGTCGAGCGACGTGAGCGCTGGCATCGACCCGCTGTACGCGAACGCCTTCGACGTGAAGAACGCGGGCATGCTTGGCCACGGCCTGGTGTTCAACAAGTACACGGGCGCTCGCGGCAAGAGCGGCAGCAACGATGCGAACGCCGAGTACATGGGCAAGATTCGCGGCATCATGGA
This genomic stretch from Denitrobacterium detoxificans harbors:
- a CDS encoding aminopeptidase; amino-acid sequence: MERKNAWKAYSEEDLVKVTNLANSYIDFISSCKTERECAAYVMETARAAGYRSLEEVRAAGQALKPGDRVYASNYDKSVMLVQIGKKPLEEGFNILGAHIDSPRLDVKQNPLYEQNDFALLDTHYYGGVKKYQWVTVPLAIHGVVVKKDGAKVQVNVGEDAADPAFCVTDLLIHLGADQLKKDGGHVVEGEDLDVLVGGRPLVVSEEDAKAAPKGSAEAMAAKEPVKAAIVKLFREKYGFDEEDLLSAELEVVPAGRARSCGFDESMVLGYGQDDRVCSYPSLIAQLQAGDLDRTAICLLVDKEEIGSVGATGMTSMFFENTVAEIMALAGEEGDLPLRRALAASNMLSSDVSAGIDPLYANAFDVKNAGMLGHGLVFNKYTGARGKSGSNDANAEYMGKIRGIMDAGNVTFHTCELGKVDQGGGGTIAYILAKYGMNVIDCGVPVLSMHAPWEVTNKADIYEALKGYSAFLQYA